A genomic region of Colletotrichum destructivum chromosome 1, complete sequence contains the following coding sequences:
- a CDS encoding Putative sterile alpha motif domain-containing protein, which translates to MLNMSGSHIAGNRNSTPEANTTPSLRPPSSRAIGTNSHLRASADMAALSNSSPSSRIRPSSDFYGSQQGQGHGNPDTDPQDKIAQQWIADIDQYETTLEEMAAATLDQDFKDELSAIEQWFRVLSEAERTAALYALLQQTTQVQIRFFIQVLQQMGKNHPMSGVLSPANFDKDPMSNRLSDAMNKLNVDSSRNSLARPASTATGKRQSGLDPSTINAMFPDAAAAIATEKAKFTQQTGNPPSSNRNSAVGDSRQPLAAPTIATPGDNHDSNNQNQSGQGSKPHGGQPPMGQFVQPPPSAGLRSPRPQISGNQNIQNTTLTTSDKPVDLPLLSPYNPSGGNWASMVNTPLVANFNASNSGTQADMVANATAMKLAALSTVNNRFALDDVRKYRRARSNDAPGAPGQQGMPQNNQGVNFPGANVVMINEHGQVLSREQMLALQAQNIGFGQHRSRPSSPGIAMQPGGGFGPMAFASPQNNGFLSAYDGASPLLNSGIPSVNVGQLGMGNHEGYLSDHSDMVRGRSPRGRRGSSKPPEDPTDPTLLQDIPSWLRSLRLHKYTENLKDMKWHELIELDDKALEDRGVNALGARRKMLKVFEQVKEAKAEGKIA; encoded by the exons ATGCTCAACATGTCTGGCAGTCACATCGCGGGAAACCGCAATAGCACCCCAGAGGCGAACACTACGCCCTCCCTCCGACCACCCTCCTCAAGAGCTATTGGTACCAACAGTCACCTCAGGGCGTCTGCCGACATGGCCGCACTCTCAAactcgtcgccctcgagccgCATCCGCCCCTCGTCCGACTTTTACGGTTCCCAGCAGGGCCAGGGTCACGGCAATCCAGACACGGATCCTCAAGATAAGATTGCGCAACAGTGGATTGCCGATATTGACCAGTATGAGACGACATTGGAAGAAATGGCCGCGGCCACTCTGGACCAGGACTTCAAGGATGAGTTGAGCGCCATTGAGCAGTGGTTCAGAGTTCTCAGCGAGGCCGAGCGCACTGCTGCTCTTTATGCCTTGCTGCAACAGACTACCCAGGTTCAAATTCGCTTCTTCATCCAGGTCTTGCAACAGATGGGCAAGAATCACCCCATGTCGGGCGTTCTGTCCCCAGCCAATTTCGACAAAG ACCCCATGTCGAACCGCCTCAGCGATGCTATGAACAAGTTAAACGTCGACTCGTCGCGGAACTCTCTTGCTCGCCCCGCGAGCACTGCGACCGGCAAGCGGCAATCTGGTCTCGACCCGTCCACCATTAACGCCATGTTCCCGGATGCCGCTGCAGCCATTGCTACCGAGAAAGCCAAGTTTACGCAACAGACCGGCAACCCTCCCTCATCTAACCGTAACAGCGCCGTGGGTGATTCCCGCCAACCCCTGGCTGCCCCGACCATTGCCACCCCTGGTGACAACCACGATTCCAATAACCAGAACCAGTCAGGTCAGGGATCCAAACCCCACGGTGGCCAGCCACCCATGGGCCAATTCGTTCAGCCGCCCCCGTCAGCTGGTTTGCGATCCCCTCGTCCGCAAATTTCGGGCAATCAGAACATTCAGAACACCACTTTGACAACCAGTGACAAGCCTGTAGAcctgcccctcctctccccttaCAACCCCAGTGGTGGCAACTGGGCTTCGATGGTCAACACTCCGCTTGTAGCTAACTTCAACGCCAGCAACAGCGGCACGCAGGCGGACATGGTCGCAAACGCTACAGCAATGAAGTTGGCGGCATTGTCAACTGTCAACAACCGCTTTGCCCTTGATGATGTCCGCAAGTATCGCCGTGCCCGTTCCAACGACGCTCCGGGCGCTCCCGGCCAGCAAGGGATGCCCCAGAACAATCAGGGCGTCAATTTCCCCGGTGCCAATGTCGTCATGATCAACGAGCATGGTCAGGTTCTCAGCCGCGAGCAGATGCTTGCTCTGCAGGCTCAGAACATCGGCTTTGGCCAGCATCGGTCTAGGCCCAGTTCCCCTGGCATCGCAATgcagcccggcggcggctttggGCCTATGGCTTTTGCATCGCCTCAAAACAACGGTTTTCTGAGTGCCTACGACGGCGCTTCTCCACTCCTCAACAGCGGTATTCCTTCCGTGAATGTGGGCCAGTTGGGCATGGGCAACCATGAGGGCTATTTGTCGGATCACTCTGACATGGTTCGCGGCCGCTCCCCCCGTGGACGGAGAGGCAGCTCAAAGCCGCCTGAAGATCCAACGGACCCAACCTTGTTGCAGGATATCCCAAGCTGGCTGAGAAGCTTGCGGTTGCACAAGTACACTGAGAACCTGAAGGACATGAAGTGGCATGAGTTGATCGAGCTTGATGACAAGGCCCTGGAAGACCGTGGGGTCAACGCTCTTGGAGCTAGGCGGAAGATGCTGAAGGTTTTTGAGCAAGTCAAGG AGGCCAAGGCTGAAGGCAAAATTGCTTGA
- a CDS encoding Putative tetratricopeptide-like helical domain superfamily yields MDLDLDPDLQEVGMAQIRDGARVHGDDDEDLVSDADSDEMELRGDIAKFDQSVREFLSSHHGGSGGDGGGGGGGAVDDHDEGSSVRPLPISKNRNTHRGGIRGPRKAAEPRGDIKLRLAGVNQAFMSGDYARAQNLVFEIIRINAETHQAWTVLASIFQEEGLNDKALMAMVIAAHLRPKDFAAWMNCASFAMSLAEAGQEGALKTALMCYSSAIKAQPTSLDARLGRAEASHRQGFLSQAITEFSYVIERRPLDIDVVRRLAEACVDSGGMEDLQKAVSAYKTYFAHARTADRNVERELSWHDVGIYVELFACAGDFTNAIAELKSLSRWLLGRQDDHKWDDCVDDREWDRDHGRRNLFPSFETAAHDLYAYGLGLPLEFRARLALYRLKIQDEEESNGHLQWLDPTESATATAIENFPYLIRDIADELFTVQRYSEALDFYELLRQSAYGQDATLLLHLGQCYLTKSDLVAAEDCFLVAIEVDENNIDARIELARIYEKAKEEEEALILVTEAIALQGITDGSNQFGDGRGDPSGDGGRSATGARASALANGSKPRRKRETKRQPASSGIVRPRYRPKRLVAPDQRMQEERARADELTRRYEIVRNLKKDIQAGDHSLIPTWMAAAGELVGEFRSFRKFYPWDKYLKFLGAANDVVFSASLRTQPGLSELAERLSKNMAPSLSDDKRMNVAYEDDGYRGIPFGEWLELFLDYAISLALANRAEEAYQVCEAARDSIVFVNSKDYMFMIHVAWAACAIYLSDEEMCVAVARFFMKVRQLDSDSYRMFAALCRLCQSPASWYNSGPAQKYILRQIKIIDASHLATTRTERGHESAVGERAGLAEVKQLDTCLLMLYGHILFTSTSYTFALNYFLRARTLDPLNPMINLSVGLGYIHHALKRQADNRQYLIMQGFACVFEFCHSKLSGTPDERREAFFGVARTFHMLGLHHLALEWYRKVAASEDAKGSEGPDVAEQQGSPSSRDVILSAAYNEYALFISSGTADELERSVLPRLVL; encoded by the exons ATGGATCTGGACCTGGATCCAGATCTACAGGAGGTAGGGATGGCACAAATTCGGGATGGAGCTCGAGTtcatggcgacgacgatgaagatcTCGTCTCCGATGCCGACTCAGATGAAATGGAGCTGCGAGGGGACATCGCAAAGTTTGATCAGTCCGTTCGAGAGTTTCTCTCCTCCCACCAcggtggtagtggtggtgacggcggcggcggcggcggcggcgctgttGACGATCATGATGAAGGCAGTTCCGTCCGGCCTCTACCTATCTCGAAAAACAGGAACACTCATCGAGGGGGCATCCGAGGGCCCCGGAAGGCTGCTGAGCCTCGAGGTGACATTAAGCTCCGTCTTGCAGGTGTCAACCAGGCCTTCATGAGCGGCGATTATGCCCGCGCGCAGAATCTTGTCTTCGAGATCATCAGAATCAACGCGGAAACCCACCAAGCTTGGACTGTCCTGGCATCCATATtccaggaggagggcctcAATGATAAAGCCTTGATGGCTATGGTTATTGCTGCCCATCTGCGGCCCAAAGATTTTGCAGCCTGGATGAATTGTGCGTCCTTTGCCATGAGCCTTGCTGAGGCTGGCCAGGAGGGCGCGCTCAAAACAGCACTCATGTGCTATTCTTCTGCTATCAAAGCTCAACCGACCAGCCTCGATGCGAGGCTGGGGAGGGCTGAAGCTAGCCATCGTCAGGGATTCCTATCCCAAGCCATCACCGAATTCTCTTATGTCATCGAGCGCCGACCGCTTGACATAGATGTCGTGAGAAGGTTGGCCGAGGCCTGCGTTGACTCTGGCGGCATGGAAGACCTCCAAAAGGCCGTTTCGGCATACAAAACATACTTTGCGCATGCACGGACAGCAGACCGCAATGTGGAGAGGGAGCTTTCGTGGCATGATGTCGGCATATATGTTGAACTGTTTGCTTGCGCCGGAGACTTTACCAATGCCATCGCGGAGCTCAAGTCACTTTCGCGTTGGTTACTTGGACGACAGGATGATCACAAGTGGGATGACTGTGTTGACGACAGAGAATGGGATCGCGACCACGGACGTCGTAATCTATTCCCTTCGTTCGAGACTGCTGCCCACGACCTGTATGCTTATGGTCTAGGGCTGCCTCTGGAGTTCAGGGCTCGTCTGGCGCTATACCGGCTGAAGAtccaggacgaggaagaatCGAAC GGGCACCTTCAATGGTTAGACCCAACCGAATCTGCTACTGCTACCGCCATTGAAAACTTTCCCTACCTGATTCGTGATATTGCCGATGAACTCTTCACCGTTCAGCGGTATTCCGAGGCGCTCGACTTCTACGAACTTCTTCGACAGTCCGCCTACGGTCAAGACGCCACTTTGCTGCTGCATCTTGGTCAGTGCTACCTCACAAAGTCTGATCTCGTGGCGGCGGAAGATTGCTTCCTTGTGGCCATCGAGGTTGACGAAAACAACATCGATGCTCGTATTGAGCTGGCCAGAATATACGAAAAggccaaggaagaggaggaagcccTGATCCTTGTTACAGAAGCCATTGCTCTCCAGGGCATCACTGATGGCAGTAATCAGTTTGGCGATGGTAGGGGAGACCCCAGTGGCGATGGGGGCCGGTCTGCCACAGGGGCCCGCGCTTCTGCCTTGGCTAATGGCAGCAAACCGCGTCGCAAGAGGGAGACAAAGCGCCAACCAGCCAGCAGCGGGATTGTTCGACCAAGATACCGCCCCAAAAGACTGGTCGCTCCAGATCAGCGCATGCAAGAAGAACGTGCTCGGGCAGATGAGCTCACAAGGCGTTACGAGATTGTGCGCAATCTGAAGAAAGACATCCAGGCCGGGGATCACTCATTGATACCGACATGGATGGCCGCTGCTGGCGAGCTCGTGGGCGAGTTCAGATCCTTCAGGAAATTCTACCCTTGGGACAAGTATCTCAAGTTCCTCGGCGCTGCCAACGATGTAGTGTTCAGTGCTTCCTTGAGAACACAGCCAGGTCTCTCTGAACTGGCAGAACGACTCTCGAAAA ACATGGCTCCGTCACTCTCCGACGACAAGCGGATGAATGTCGCGTATGAAGATGATGGCTATCGCGGTATTCCTTTTGGCGAATGGCTCGAACTATTCCTCGACTACGCCATCAGTCTGGCGCTCGCCAACCGCGCAGAGGAGGCATACCAGGTTTGCGAAGCGGCCCGAGATTCCATAGTTTTTGTCAACTCCAAAGATTACATGTTCATGATTCATGTAGCATGGGCTG CTTGTGCGATATATCTTTCTGATGAGGAGATGTGCGTGGCTGTTGCCAGGTTCTTCATGAAGGTCCGACAACTGGACTCGGATTCGTACCGCATGTTTGCCGCATTATGCAGATTGTGTCAATCCCCAGCTTCATGGTACAATTCAGGACCCGCCCAGAAGTACATTCTGCGCCAAATCAAGATCATCGATGCCTCTCACTTGGCCACGACACGCACAGAGCGCGGTCATGAGAGTGCGGTGGGGGAACGGGCAGGCCTTGCGGAGGTCAAACAGCTCGATACTTGCCTGCTAATGCTCTACGGACACATCTTGTTCACGTCGACGAGCTACACATTCGCATTAA ATTACTTCCTCCGAGCGCGAACACTGGACCCCCTGAATCCCATGATCAACCTCAGCGTAGGACTGGGATACATACACCACGCACTTAAAAGGCAAGCAGACAATCGACAATACCTCATCATGCAAGGGTTCGCCTGTGTGTTTGAGTTCTGCCACTCAAAGCTTTCCGGGACACCGGAtgagaggagggaggcgtTCTTCGGTGTGGCAAGAACATTCCATATGCTTGGTTTACATCACCTGGCGCTAGAATGGTATCGAAAAGTAGCCGCTTCAGAGGACGCAAAAGGCTCTGAAGGCCCCGATGTGGCCGAGCAGCAGGGCAGCCCCAGCAGCCGGGATGTCATATTGAGCGCTGCTTATAATGAGTACGCACTCTTTATTAGCAGTGGAACCGCCGACGAACTGGAGAGATCTGTCTTGCCTCGGTTGGTGCTCTAG